The following coding sequences lie in one Onychomys torridus chromosome X, mOncTor1.1, whole genome shotgun sequence genomic window:
- the LOC118574532 gene encoding protein FAM156A/FAM156B-like: protein MDPLQKWDSALISGSSQVAIVETSQEGSASSHLISLEELRMGLSGLSTTPGSSAPTPLAERLLQRQCMEQNNVLEQRCGRLGFPQKKKAFLGQLRRRHRDHRAPYPVEKDSRIFRSGNRAKNWFRCECLYCQARGQNIIGERDGATNPSSWDTLVQGLGGLTLSLGAERPSLPPEGPQQQPQQQCQQRQQPPEHKCQRESKRRFQKLFKQWLEEN from the coding sequence CCATTGTGGAGACCTCCCAGGAAGGTTCTGCATCCTCTCACCTCATCTCTTTAGAAGAGCTGAGGATGGGCCTCAGTGGCCTGAGCACCACTCCTGGCTCCAGCGCCCCTACACCTTTGGCAGAGCGGCTGCTCCAGAGGCAGTGCATGGAGCAGAATAACGTCCTGGAGCAGCGCTGTGGACGCCTGGGTTTCCCTCAGAAGAAGAAAGCATTCCTGGGACAATTGAGACGCAGGCACCGAGATCACAGGGCACCTTACCCGGTGGAAAAGGACAGCAGAATCTTCCGCTCAGGCAACAGAGCAAAGAATTGGTTCCGATGTGAATGTCTGTATTGCCAGGCCCGTGGGCAAAATATTATTGGGGAAAGGGATGGGGCCACCAATCCTTCCTCCTGGGATACACTAGTGCAGGGACTTGGTGGCCTTACCCTCAGCCTGGGGGCTGAGAGACCCAGCCTCCCGCCAGAGGGGCCACAGCAGCAGCCTCAGCAGCAGTGTCAGCAGAGACAGCAGCCGCCAGAACACAAGTGCCAGCGGGAAAGCAAGAGGAGGTTCCAGAAGCTGTTCAAACAGTGGTTGGAAGAAAACTGA